A window of Diospyros lotus cultivar Yz01 chromosome 14, ASM1463336v1, whole genome shotgun sequence contains these coding sequences:
- the LOC127790714 gene encoding uncharacterized protein LOC127790714 yields the protein MVMTSGADTAPGVVMASKGIKVDHYHTPLKTGVLSLNSGKSNPSSKSKAPSDGMKCTHCGNAKHTLETCFKLHGYPEWWHDLQARKKREASVIDDSTGRAAMVTGQSSLSLTSQIKSSHNPGYSHQ from the exons ATGGTAATGACATCAGGTGCAGATACTGCTCCTGGAGTTGTTATGGCATCCAAAGGAATCAAGGTAGACCATTATCATACACCACTGAAGACAGGGGTTCTTTCTTTGAATAGTGGAAAATCAAATCCATCCTCCAAATCTAAGGCTCCATCTGATGGCATGAAATGCACTCACTGTGGCAACGCCAAACATACCCTTGAAACTTGCTTCAAGTTACATGGATATCCAGAGTGGTGGCATGATCTTCAGGCACGGAAAAAACGTGAAGCTTCCGTTATTGATGACAGCACAGGGAGAGCTGCCATGGTCACCGGTCAATCCTCACTATCCCTCACCTCCCAAATAAAATCTTCACATAATCCAG GATATTCTCACCAATGA
- the LOC127790713 gene encoding uncharacterized protein LOC127790713 yields the protein MALLFSLSGVSPCLRQHQLLALPSPRATHSTPPPLFHNRRFFPSFASNPSACLGRSPAASPGRPPPPPPESDPPTGNHPSPSAGSSATFQDTVRIFFAVLFWMSLFFWSSIWDGRNNGRRGKGSRFRR from the exons atggccttattattctctctctctggggTAAGCCCGTGCCTGCGGCAACACCAACTCCTGGCGTTGCCAAGCCCACGCGCCACCCATTCAACGCCGCCGCCACTCTTCCACAATCGCCGCTTCTTCCCGTCGTTCGCCTCCAATCCCAGCGCATGTCTCGGTCGCTCCCCGGCGGCTAGTCCCGGCCGCCCCCCGCCTCCTCCGCCTGAATCTGATCCACCTACCGGAAACCATCCCTCCCCCTCCGCAG GAAGTTCTGCGACTTTTCAAGATACCGTAAGGATATTCTTTGCCGTTCTTTTCTGGATGTCTCTGTTCTTCTGGTCGTCAATATGGGACGGAAGAAACAATGGTAGGCGGGGCAAAGGATCGCGATTTAGAAGATAG